The window GGACTAGGTCTATATAAATACTTCACTCAggcgtgtggatttttcacacccctgagcgatgcagttatacagatataggtctgtagtatagacctggccttgTTCTGGGATCTTGGAATGCACACCTCAAATCAATTGAAAATGCTACACTTCCTGAGCAGTCTCTCTGAGCACATCACCCACCACACCTTtgtttccctccactggctctccTTTCTTCACTGTATCAAATACAAACGACCAGTCTTTACTTTGAAGGCAGCTTAGCCCTTCCTTACTAAGCCTTTATTAGCTATTTTCCTGGGAGCAGTTCCCCCATCACAATCTATAGTGTCCCTTCTTAAAACTCACCTCTGCTGTGATGCCTAAAGATCTCTTAACATTGGGTAGGCAGCTGATGTGGTAAGACTGCTGTTTATGTTAATCATTATTTCATTGTTTACCTTGTCCTCCCCTCCTTGGTGTTTCATCCATCTTTTGTCCCATCGTATGTtacagactgtaaactctttggggcagggcctgtttgaTTTTTATTGTGTGTGTTCAGTGCCTGATTGGAGCCTAGTTGCTAGTGTAACAGAGATTTCTAATGATGATAATAACAACAGAATCACGCTGGGTTCTCTCCTTCTCATGCTTTACCAGCAATAATAAAGATGTTACATGCTGAATTAGACTCTTGGTGACCCCTGTGCAACTTCACTATCTTCCGATCATGCCCTCAGTGATACTTCTGCAACCTGATTCTCTTTATGGGTCTGGCATCAGTCTACCTGCCTGGAACTTGTGAACAATTCTGTTAATGCACAGGAAGAAATAGAATGAAGTTGCCTCTCACTGAGCTATCTTGGCTCCGTTAGGGGAACGTGAGTGAAAAGCAGTCAAAACTATTTTAGTCATTCAAGTGAGTAAATCTGTTCTGAACACATCCAAGGGCTGAGGGAGAGGTGTTGTTTTTACATTGCCATTATTCAGAATAAAACTGtactttaatctctctgtgcctctttctTCATCTGGAGATAATCACaaaatcataggattggaagggacctcgagaggtcatctagtccagaccactgcaatcatggcaggactaagtgccATCTAATAACACTTTCTGATGTATGTAGAGGTCTTTGAGATCTATTAAATCCTGTTATTACTCCATATTCCAATTTCTCTTCTTCTCTCAATAGCTCTCTTTATTTACCTCTCTTTTTCTATCCATCTATTTTTTACTCTTCATCCTGTGTCTCTCCTTCCTTGGAATAGTGGGGGTTGGGGAATGCTCAGGATTAAGCTGCATTGGCTAGGAAAGCAGAGGAGAAGGAAGATTTACACAAGACTTTTGCTGACAATGTCTCCTTCTGTATGGAATGGCTGACTCCACGGTTTTAGTTATTACTTCAGGGAAACAGTTGCAAATCAGAGGCTCATGGGAATACAAAAATTGCTTTCAAGGCATAAACCTCACCATCCAAGAGAGAGGAAAccacttttattttaaaggaaagagGAACTAAGACTGAGTTTTTCCAGTAAAAGAgagaattatatatattttatagagAGTTAAAAAGAGGTGAGGAGGGACAGCTGGAATTAGGGTAAAGGAGAGTGTCAGTAAAGGATAATCTCTACTAAGGATAGTGCTGGCATTAAAGGTGATTTTGGACATAGGAGAACCTGAGTACACCAACACTTATACTGTGGCACTATGACCACATCTAGTGGCTAGACCACATAGAGACGTAGGATTTTGCAACAGCCTTTGCACTAGTACAGCCAGGTCTTCCTGCTCAGGCAGTAGGGGGGACTTGTACTTTCATGCTTCTAGGTTCAATCCTGACTGCTGACAGCCCACACAAGGATGTTTGGATACATACAGAAAGTGTAATCTTGGGGTTGGACACATACAGCAGGCAGTGTGGTGTGTTAATGATGTTAATAGCAAATGATCTTCTATTTTTTCCCCACCAGTATCTAAAGACTATGTCTCTGTTCCTGAGTAGTAACAGCACATACAAGCCAGATGATGGTGCCACACTACAGTACGCACCAGAAATCATTGGTTCCTTATTTATCTTCATTCTCACCTTTATCCTGGGCCTCCTGGGCAATGGTTTGGTGATCTGGGTGGCTGGCCTGAAAATGAAGCGGACCGTGAACACTGTGTGGTTCCTGCACCTTGCCATCGCTGACTTCCTGTGCTGCATGTCTCTGCCATTCTCCATCATTCACCTGATCCTCCATGAGTACTGGCCATATGGCTACTTCCTCTGCAAGGTTATCCCATCAGCCATCATCCTCAACATGTTTGCCAGCGTCTTCCTCCTCACTGCCATCAGCATTGACCGGTGCCTGATGGTGATGAAGCCAGTTTGGTGTCAGAACCACCGTAATGTGAGGCTTGCAACAGTGATGTGCTGTTGTATCTGGCTCTTGGCCTTCATTATGTGTTGTCCTGCCTTCCTGTACCGTAAGACCTTCAAAGATGAATTTGGCAAAACTGTTTGTACTTATCAATTTGGAGATGATAGGGATTATGATTATATAAATTATGGGAATGATTCAGCCATGAGCTCTAGCATATCCTCAGATGAATATCCTGGTGGTTTCTCCAGCACTGATATTCCTGGCATCCTGAACAATGATACTATCTTATTGGGGAACTTGAATGATTACTTCTCCTACAGCAGTCAGCCAACCACCCTACTGGCCATAAATATTACTAGGATTGTCTTtggcttcctccttccctttagCATAATGGCAGCTTGCTACATCCTTATAGTCATTAAGATGCATAGAGCCCAATTTACCAAACCCCGTGGTAAGACTCTGCGAGTGATCCTGGTTGTGGTGGTTGCCTTCTTTGTCTGTTGGGCTCCGTTCCATGCAGTTGGGGCACTGCCTCTCCTAGCTATGCCAGGCACTGGAT of the Gopherus flavomarginatus isolate rGopFla2 chromosome 1, rGopFla2.mat.asm, whole genome shotgun sequence genome contains:
- the LOC127057159 gene encoding C3a anaphylatoxin chemotactic receptor-like isoform X1; this translates as MVMGRELLENNTFISTNGEMRVQCGYMGRPTHFFPKICAKTCFNSLGCKSRIWSGLSESHWKVLKVFFMCWLLSLECHMPSSYRQTKRTCTEYLKTMSLFLSSNSTYKPDDGATLQYAPEIIGSLFIFILTFILGLLGNGLVIWVAGLKMKRTVNTVWFLHLAIADFLCCMSLPFSIIHLILHEYWPYGYFLCKVIPSAIILNMFASVFLLTAISIDRCLMVMKPVWCQNHRNVRLATVMCCCIWLLAFIMCCPAFLYRKTFKDEFGKTVCTYQFGDDRDYDYINYGNDSAMSSSISSDEYPGGFSSTDIPGILNNDTILLGNLNDYFSYSSQPTTLLAINITRIVFGFLLPFSIMAACYILIVIKMHRAQFTKPRGKTLRVILVVVVAFFVCWAPFHAVGALPLLAMPGTGFREAVALWDHLSIALAYVNSCINPLLYVFVGRDFRQKARQSVQGILEGAFSEEVTRSTSYSRDRTKTSADRDISSNTL
- the LOC127057159 gene encoding C3a anaphylatoxin chemotactic receptor-like isoform X2; the encoded protein is MSLFLSSNSTYKPDDGATLQYAPEIIGSLFIFILTFILGLLGNGLVIWVAGLKMKRTVNTVWFLHLAIADFLCCMSLPFSIIHLILHEYWPYGYFLCKVIPSAIILNMFASVFLLTAISIDRCLMVMKPVWCQNHRNVRLATVMCCCIWLLAFIMCCPAFLYRKTFKDEFGKTVCTYQFGDDRDYDYINYGNDSAMSSSISSDEYPGGFSSTDIPGILNNDTILLGNLNDYFSYSSQPTTLLAINITRIVFGFLLPFSIMAACYILIVIKMHRAQFTKPRGKTLRVILVVVVAFFVCWAPFHAVGALPLLAMPGTGFREAVALWDHLSIALAYVNSCINPLLYVFVGRDFRQKARQSVQGILEGAFSEEVTRSTSYSRDRTKTSADRDISSNTL